A single window of Gambusia affinis linkage group LG18, SWU_Gaff_1.0, whole genome shotgun sequence DNA harbors:
- the badb gene encoding BCL2 associated agonist of cell death b isoform X2, with translation MDTRFTISDGESDPSEDVEERGGLQQMQEKEKPLSQRHTLTLPELRSTSRVRLNSESIASTISREVELQARGEEEVGTPTEGFPFRGRSLSAPPSLWAAKKYGRQLRRMSDEFVNLLDKGEMRNVSSAGSNRPIHHSRSWWSYLFSHQETEGENNHHENHASRTE, from the exons ATGGACACAAGATTTACAATTTCAGACGGTGAGTCAGATCCATCGGAAGACGTAGAGGAAAGAGGAGGCTTGCAGCAAATGCAAGAAAAGGAGAAGCCGCTCAGTCAACGCCACACCCTCACGCTTCCTGAGCTCCGATCTACAA GTCGGGTGAGACTGAACTCGGAGTCCATCGCTTCCACCATCTCCAGAGAGGTGGAGCTGCAGGCCAGGGGGGAAGAGGAGGTCGGGACCCCCACTGAGGGCTTTCCATTCAGGGGCCGATCTTTATCAGCTCCTCCCTCCCTATGGGCCGCCAAGAAGTACGGCCGGCAGCTTCGGAGGATGAGCGATGAGTTTGTCAACCTGCTTGATAAAGGG GAAATGAGGAACGTGAGCAGTGCTGGGTCGAACAGGCCGATTCACCACTCCAGGAGCTGGTGGAGCTACCTCTTCAGTCACCAggagacagagggagagaaCAACCACCACGAAAACCACGCCTCCCGCACCGAGTAG
- the badb gene encoding BCL2 associated agonist of cell death b isoform X1 yields the protein MDTRFTISDGESDPSEDVEERGGLQQMQEKEKPLSQRHTLTLPELRSTTGRVRLNSESIASTISREVELQARGEEEVGTPTEGFPFRGRSLSAPPSLWAAKKYGRQLRRMSDEFVNLLDKGEMRNVSSAGSNRPIHHSRSWWSYLFSHQETEGENNHHENHASRTE from the exons ATGGACACAAGATTTACAATTTCAGACGGTGAGTCAGATCCATCGGAAGACGTAGAGGAAAGAGGAGGCTTGCAGCAAATGCAAGAAAAGGAGAAGCCGCTCAGTCAACGCCACACCCTCACGCTTCCTGAGCTCCGATCTACAA CAGGTCGGGTGAGACTGAACTCGGAGTCCATCGCTTCCACCATCTCCAGAGAGGTGGAGCTGCAGGCCAGGGGGGAAGAGGAGGTCGGGACCCCCACTGAGGGCTTTCCATTCAGGGGCCGATCTTTATCAGCTCCTCCCTCCCTATGGGCCGCCAAGAAGTACGGCCGGCAGCTTCGGAGGATGAGCGATGAGTTTGTCAACCTGCTTGATAAAGGG GAAATGAGGAACGTGAGCAGTGCTGGGTCGAACAGGCCGATTCACCACTCCAGGAGCTGGTGGAGCTACCTCTTCAGTCACCAggagacagagggagagaaCAACCACCACGAAAACCACGCCTCCCGCACCGAGTAG